A stretch of Rhododendron vialii isolate Sample 1 chromosome 4a, ASM3025357v1 DNA encodes these proteins:
- the LOC131323961 gene encoding uncharacterized protein LOC131323961, with the protein MRWRSEKCFWSILWRCARDHLIIWFSLLRVGEQEESLRLINNLVLRVGEQEESLRLIKTNQVSMTNLTETPSMAIPNAIQLLGPPQIHKPTAAKPNAASTEPPPMPPCADFFLKPVPNTPPKDFIKLLEKSWTHHPLTTLKLICNLRSHHPVTGNPNREGFYVAALWLHKNHPKTLAVNLTLIAKLGCLKDLLEVLYRVREGSDVRSNAKEERERKKKAKVDRMCRSCGRPPMRKNKPCKRIKFSVSREARVLANKAKNEEAKKRASKLRKEKRVKKAKRAFEKYRKDSDYRFLHDRISDIFEDLLRCDMENLKLGRIDKISLASKWCPSLDSSYDKSTLICESIAKRVFPRESYSEYEVIEEAHYVYRVRDRLRKEVLVPLRKALELPEVYMSARQWELVPYNRVSSVSMRKYKKLFLRHDNKRFIEYLEAKKNKKSEKGEKSKPLFPHKIIASVEKVRWFHAMPCDENNSQTVELQWKKLKQDFLIKGSFEDCIAVCDVSGSMGRQAMNVCVALGLLVSELSDNPWEGKVISFHRRPKLHKIEGTKLKSKVRLLKEMESGHHIDFQRVFKRILEVGYFGKLRDEEMIERVFVFSNMEFDRASKYDWETEYRAIRTKFRKYGFNKVPELVFWNLGASKATLVPSKREGVVLVNGFSKKMLNLFLEKGGKMNANALTQSAISGEKYKNLVVVD; encoded by the coding sequence ATGCGGTGGAGATCGGAGAAGTGTTTTTGGAGCATCCTGTGGCGGTGCGCCCGAGATCACTTAATAATTTGGTTCTCACTTCTCAGAGTCGGTGAACAGGAAGAATCTCTTCGGCTTATAAATAATTTGGTTCTCAGAGTCGGTGAACAGGAAGAATCTCTTCGGCTTATAAAGACAAACCAAGTTTCAATGACGAATCTCACTGAAACGCCATCCATGGCTATCCCCAACGCTATTCAGCTTCTGGGTCCGCCACAGATCCACAAGCCCACCGCCGCGAAACCTAATGCCGCCTCTACCGAACCGCCGCCAATGCCCCCATGCGCGGACTTCTTCCTCAAACCAGTTCCGAACACCCCACCAAAAGACTTCATCAAACTCCTCGAAAAATCCTGGACCCACCACCCATTGACAACCCTCAAACTCATATGCAACCTGAGGTCTCACCACCCGGTCACAGGAAATCCCAacagggaagggttttacgtgGCGGCGCTGTGGCTGCAcaagaaccaccccaaaaccCTAGCGGTGAACCTGACTTTGATTGCGAAACTCGGGTGTTTGAAGGACTTGTTAGAGGTTCTTTATCGGGTACGGGAGGGATCAGATGTTCGGTCCAATGCGAAGGAAGAAcgggagagaaaaaagaaagcaaaagttGATCGGATGTGTAGGAGTTGTGGTAGGCCTCCAATGAGGAAAAACAAACCTTGTAAGAGAATTAAGTTTAGTGTGTCGAGAGAAGCTAGGGTTTTGGCTAATAAAGCGAAAAACGAGGAGGCTAAGAAGAGGGCTAGTAAGTTGAGGAAGGAGAAGAGGGTTAAAAAAGCGAAAAGGGCGTTTGAAAAGTATAGGAAAGATTCGGATTACCGATTCTTACATGACCGAATATCAGATATTTTTGAAGATCTTTTGAGATGTGATATGGAAAATCTGAAACTGGGCAGGATTGATAAGATTAGTTTGGCATCGAAGTGGTGCCCTTCGCTTGATTCTTCGTACGATAAGTCTACTCTAATATGCGAGAGCATTGCGAAGAGGGTATTTCCAAGGGAGTCATATTCAGAGTATGAGGTTATTGAAGAGGCTCACTATGTGTATAGAGTTAGAGATAGATTGAGAAAAGAAGTCCTCGTGCCACTTCGCAAAGCATTGGAATTGCCCGAGGTTTACATGAGTGCAAGGCAATGGGAATTGGTACCCTACAATAGGGTTTCCTCTGTTTCCATGAGGAAATACAAGAAACTCTTCCTTAGGCATGATAACAAAAGATTTATTGAGTACCTTGAGgcgaaaaagaacaagaaatccGAGAAAGGGGAAAAGTCTAAACCATTGTTTCCCCACAAGATTATAGCTTCTGTAGAGAAGGTAAGGTGGTTTCATGCCATGCCGTGCGACGAAAACAACAGCCAAACTGTAGAGCTTCAATGGAAGAAACTGAAACAAGACTTCCTCATAAAAGGGTCATTTGAAGATTGTATAGCAGTTTGTGATGTATCTGGAAGCATGGGGAGACAAGCAATGAATGTATGCGTCGCTCTAGGGCTTTTGGTTTCGGAGCTCAGTGATAATCCTTGGGAAGGGAAGGTGATAAGTTTCCACAGGAGACCCAAGCTTCACAAGATTGAGGGAACCAAGCTTAAGTCGAAAGTTCGACTTTTGAAGGAGATGGAGAGTGGACACCATATCGATTTCCAAAGGGTTTTCAAGCGGATACTAGAAGTGGGGTACTTCGGAAAGCTCAGAGACGAGGAGATGATTGAGAGGGTATTTGTGTTTAGCAATATGGAGTTTGACAGGGCATCAAAGTACGATTGGGAGACCGAATACAGAGCTATTCGGACAAAGTTTAGGAAGTACGGTTTCAACAAGGTCCCTGAGTTGGTGTTTTGGAATCTTGGAGCATCAAAAGCCACTCTTGTGCCAAGCAAGCGAGAGGGGGTGGTACTGGTTAATGGGTTTTCCAAGAAGATGCTGAATTTGTTTCTGGAGAAAGGAGGAAAAATGAATGCGAATGCTCTGACGCAATCGGCTATCTCTGGCGAAAAATACAAGAATCTTGTAGTCGTGGACTGA